A genomic stretch from Marinobacter fonticola includes:
- a CDS encoding TIGR04211 family SH3 domain-containing protein has translation MDDELLIMLRSGAGNQFRILDSLSSGTRLEVLQEEGASGYSQVRTQDGQQGWVLTRYLSSQPIARDRLSAAQKRLEQSEAQLKEAQQSLDALRAERNELASSEESLESRAGKLSSELERIKEVSSNALSLDRRNRELQESNQQLRKEVEVLTAENERLEAKKESDFMLLGAMLVGAGILIAVVLPWLKPTRKTDNWA, from the coding sequence GTGGACGATGAACTGCTGATCATGCTGCGCAGTGGCGCGGGCAACCAGTTCCGCATCCTTGATAGCCTGTCGTCCGGCACTCGACTTGAGGTTCTGCAAGAGGAGGGAGCGTCAGGGTACAGCCAGGTGCGGACTCAGGATGGCCAGCAAGGCTGGGTACTCACGCGGTACCTGTCATCGCAGCCCATTGCCCGTGACCGCCTGTCTGCCGCCCAAAAACGGCTTGAGCAATCAGAAGCACAATTGAAAGAGGCACAGCAGAGTCTCGATGCACTCCGTGCCGAGCGCAATGAGCTCGCGTCGTCGGAAGAAAGCCTGGAGTCGAGAGCAGGCAAGCTGAGCTCGGAGCTGGAGCGTATCAAGGAAGTCTCGTCGAACGCCCTGAGCCTGGACCGCCGGAACCGGGAGCTGCAGGAAAGTAATCAGCAGCTACGCAAGGAGGTTGAAGTACTGACTGCGGAAAATGAGCGACTGGAAGCCAAGAAAGAGTCGGATTTCATGCTGCTGGGCGCCATGCTCGTCGGCGCCGGCATTTTGATTGCTGTGGTTCTTCCCTGGCTCAAGCCCACCCGTAAAACCGACAACTGGGCCTGA
- a CDS encoding PilZ domain-containing protein has translation MREFSEKRDFHRMQVNTEITITDSEGSQHNGICKDLSGTGMQILLDSSFAEGSRLHTVLPSTSDQFPPFETVAEVLRCEPTEGGYLIGAVIRQVKH, from the coding sequence ATGCGCGAATTTTCCGAGAAACGCGATTTTCACCGGATGCAGGTCAACACCGAAATCACTATCACCGACTCGGAAGGCAGCCAGCACAACGGAATCTGTAAAGATCTAAGCGGTACCGGCATGCAAATCTTGCTTGACTCGTCTTTTGCCGAAGGCTCCCGGCTTCACACTGTTCTGCCATCAACCAGTGACCAATTCCCACCTTTTGAAACCGTCGCCGAAGTACTACGTTGCGAACCGACGGAGGGCGGCTACCTGATTGGCGCGGTGATCCGGCAGGTTAAACATTAG
- the rraA gene encoding ribonuclease E activity regulator RraA, which produces MDIVTPDLCDEYPEVTVVEPGFNNYGGIKAFGGEIVTVKCFEDNSVVKEQVALPGKGRVMVVDGGGSRRAALLGDMLAEKAVSNDWAGIVIYGCIRDVDVIGETRLGVQALGTIPRKTEKRGIGDLNVPITFHGVTFQPGHYIYADNNGIIVSEKPLSTPE; this is translated from the coding sequence ATGGATATCGTGACCCCCGATCTGTGCGATGAATACCCTGAGGTGACTGTCGTCGAACCCGGCTTTAATAATTACGGTGGCATTAAAGCTTTCGGCGGTGAAATTGTCACCGTGAAGTGCTTCGAGGACAATTCGGTCGTCAAAGAGCAGGTTGCTTTGCCCGGCAAAGGCCGAGTTATGGTGGTGGATGGCGGTGGCTCACGTCGTGCGGCGCTGCTTGGCGATATGCTTGCCGAGAAAGCGGTTAGTAACGACTGGGCAGGGATTGTCATCTACGGCTGTATTCGCGATGTCGACGTCATCGGCGAAACCCGTCTAGGGGTGCAGGCTCTGGGGACCATTCCGCGCAAGACGGAAAAGCGGGGTATTGGCGACCTGAACGTGCCCATCACCTTTCACGGGGTAACGTTCCAGCCGGGGCACTACATTTACGCGGATAATAACGGCATTATCGTGTCGGAAAAGCCGCTCTCAACACCTGAATAA
- the ppsA gene encoding phosphoenolpyruvate synthase produces MSDVDRVGGKNASLGEMISNLANAGVTVPGGFATTAHAYREFLAKDGLKDRIDDALDALDINDVNELARVGAKVRQWVSETPFPASLEKALEDAYTQLQAGNTNMAVAVRSSATAEDLPDASFAGQQETFLNIVGLDHVKHAVREVFASLFNDRAISYRVHHGFDHKMVALSAGIQKMVRSETAASGVMFTLDTESGFQDVVFITASYGLGETVVQGAVNPDEFYVHKRNLEADRPAVLRRNLGSKAIKMIYGDSAEAGKSVETVKVEQDERNLFCISDAEVEDLARQALIIEKHYKRPMDIEWAKDGDDGRIYIVQARPETVKSRVAANVMERYLLKETGKVIVEGRSIGHRIGKGRVRIVTSIQEMDRVQAGDVLVTDMTDPDWEPVMKRAAAIVTDRGGRTCHAAIIARELGIPAVVGCGDATDVLKEGQEVTVSCAEGDTGLIYEGSLDFELRKNTVESMPTIPFKIMMNVGNPDRAFDFQSLPNEGVGLARLEFIINRMIGVHPKALLNFDGLPRDIKQTVEKRISGYASPVDFYVDKLVEGISTLAAAFADKKVIVRLSDFKSNEYANLIGGTLYEPDEENPMLGFRGASRYISETFRDCFELECRALKKVREEMGFENVEIMVPFVRTVGEASQVVELLAENGLKRGDKGLRVIMMCELPANALLADEFLEHFDGFSIGSNDLTQLTLGLDRDSGIVAHLFDERNEAVKKLLSNAIKACRKADKYVGICGQGPSDHPDLAKWLMEEGIDSVSLNPDSVLDTWFFLADEELV; encoded by the coding sequence ATGTCAGATGTCGACCGGGTTGGTGGCAAGAACGCCTCGCTAGGAGAAATGATCAGTAACCTTGCCAACGCCGGAGTGACCGTGCCGGGTGGTTTCGCTACGACAGCCCATGCGTATCGTGAGTTTTTGGCCAAGGACGGCCTGAAGGACCGTATCGACGACGCGCTCGACGCGCTCGATATTAACGATGTCAACGAATTGGCCCGTGTCGGCGCAAAGGTGCGGCAGTGGGTCTCGGAAACGCCGTTCCCCGCGTCTTTGGAAAAGGCACTGGAAGACGCCTACACCCAGCTTCAGGCGGGTAACACCAATATGGCGGTAGCGGTGCGCTCATCTGCGACGGCGGAAGATTTACCGGATGCCTCCTTCGCTGGACAACAGGAAACCTTCCTCAATATTGTTGGCCTGGATCACGTCAAACACGCGGTTCGCGAGGTGTTTGCCTCGTTGTTCAATGATCGCGCCATTTCCTATCGCGTGCATCACGGCTTCGATCACAAGATGGTCGCGCTGTCCGCCGGTATTCAGAAGATGGTGCGCAGTGAAACTGCCGCCAGCGGTGTCATGTTTACGCTGGACACCGAATCCGGGTTCCAGGATGTCGTCTTTATTACAGCATCCTACGGACTGGGTGAGACTGTCGTACAGGGCGCCGTCAATCCCGATGAATTCTACGTTCACAAACGTAATCTTGAAGCCGACCGCCCCGCGGTACTGCGTCGTAATCTCGGTAGCAAGGCTATCAAAATGATCTACGGCGATAGCGCTGAAGCTGGCAAATCGGTGGAAACGGTTAAGGTCGAGCAGGATGAGCGCAACCTCTTTTGTATTAGCGATGCCGAAGTTGAAGATCTGGCTCGCCAGGCTCTGATCATCGAGAAACATTACAAGCGCCCGATGGATATCGAGTGGGCGAAGGATGGCGACGACGGTCGTATCTATATCGTCCAGGCGCGTCCGGAGACTGTAAAGAGCCGGGTCGCAGCGAATGTCATGGAGCGTTATCTGCTCAAGGAAACCGGTAAGGTTATCGTCGAGGGCCGTAGTATTGGTCACCGGATCGGCAAAGGGCGTGTTCGTATTGTCACCAGCATTCAGGAGATGGACCGCGTCCAAGCCGGCGATGTGCTGGTGACCGATATGACCGACCCGGATTGGGAGCCGGTTATGAAGCGCGCCGCAGCGATCGTTACCGACCGGGGCGGTCGTACCTGTCACGCGGCAATTATTGCCCGCGAACTGGGTATTCCCGCGGTTGTCGGTTGTGGCGACGCCACCGATGTGTTGAAGGAAGGTCAGGAAGTCACTGTATCCTGTGCCGAGGGCGATACCGGCTTGATTTACGAGGGCAGTCTGGATTTCGAGCTGCGCAAGAACACGGTCGAGTCGATGCCGACGATCCCGTTCAAGATCATGATGAACGTCGGTAATCCGGACCGGGCTTTCGATTTCCAGTCATTGCCGAATGAAGGTGTAGGGCTGGCCCGCCTGGAGTTCATCATCAATCGCATGATCGGTGTACACCCCAAAGCACTCCTGAATTTCGATGGGCTACCCCGGGACATCAAGCAGACCGTCGAGAAGCGTATTTCCGGTTATGCGTCGCCGGTCGACTTCTACGTCGACAAGCTGGTTGAAGGTATTTCCACGCTGGCGGCGGCGTTCGCCGACAAGAAAGTGATCGTGCGGTTGTCCGACTTCAAGTCCAACGAGTACGCCAACCTGATTGGCGGTACGTTGTACGAGCCGGACGAAGAAAACCCGATGCTCGGTTTCCGTGGTGCGTCGCGCTACATTTCCGAAACGTTCCGGGATTGCTTTGAGCTGGAGTGCCGCGCGCTGAAAAAAGTGCGCGAAGAGATGGGCTTCGAAAACGTCGAAATCATGGTGCCGTTCGTGCGTACCGTAGGCGAAGCCAGCCAGGTGGTTGAGCTGTTGGCGGAAAATGGACTCAAGCGTGGCGACAAGGGATTGCGCGTGATCATGATGTGCGAACTTCCAGCCAACGCATTGCTGGCGGATGAGTTCCTCGAGCACTTCGACGGCTTCTCCATCGGCTCCAATGACTTGACGCAGCTTACGTTGGGCCTTGATCGGGACTCCGGCATCGTGGCGCACCTGTTTGATGAGCGGAACGAGGCGGTCAAAAAGCTGCTATCCAATGCCATTAAAGCGTGCAGGAAGGCCGACAAGTATGTCGGTATCTGCGGCCAGGGCCCTTCGGATCACCCGGATCTGGCCAAGTGGCTCATGGAGGAGGGCATCGACAGCGTGTCCCTGAATCCGGACTCCGTACTTGATACCTGGTTCTTCCTCGCTGACGAAGAGCTGGTTTAA
- the ppsR gene encoding posphoenolpyruvate synthetase regulatory kinase/phosphorylase PpsR, protein MKRTAFFISDGTGITAEALGNSLLAQFEKIHFERITVPYIDDLEKAANVVNRINKSAALDGDKPLIFDTIVDNTIRAEITKANGFMIDIFGTFLRPLEQELAASSSYSVGRSHSISNESNYERRIHAVNFALDNDDGARTRYYDEADIILIGASRSGKTPTCLYLALHYGIKAANYPITEDDIHDQRLPKVLRPHREKLFGLTIDPDRLATIRNERRPNSRYSSTKQCQFEVEEIELMYRRERMSYLNTTAYSVEEISTRIMVTTGIERNR, encoded by the coding sequence ATGAAACGGACGGCCTTTTTTATCTCCGACGGCACAGGCATCACTGCCGAAGCGTTAGGCAACAGTTTGCTTGCCCAATTTGAAAAAATTCATTTCGAGCGCATTACCGTTCCGTACATTGACGATCTGGAGAAAGCCGCCAATGTCGTCAATCGCATCAACAAGTCGGCAGCCCTGGACGGCGACAAGCCGCTCATCTTCGACACGATCGTCGACAACACGATCCGAGCCGAAATTACCAAAGCCAACGGCTTCATGATCGATATCTTCGGTACGTTCCTGCGACCACTGGAGCAGGAACTCGCCGCCTCATCCTCCTATTCGGTGGGACGCTCCCACTCCATCTCCAACGAATCCAACTACGAACGCCGTATTCACGCAGTCAACTTCGCACTGGATAACGACGATGGCGCCCGCACCCGCTATTACGACGAAGCGGACATCATTCTCATCGGCGCCTCTCGTAGCGGCAAGACGCCGACCTGCCTCTATCTCGCCCTGCACTACGGTATAAAGGCGGCCAATTACCCGATTACCGAAGACGATATTCACGACCAGCGCTTGCCCAAGGTCCTACGACCGCACCGAGAAAAACTGTTTGGTTTAACCATCGATCCGGACCGGCTAGCCACCATCCGCAACGAACGACGCCCCAACTCCCGCTATTCTTCAACGAAGCAATGTCAGTTCGAAGTCGAGGAAATTGAGCTGATGTATCGACGAGAGCGAATGTCCTACCTGAATACAACGGCGTATTCAGTCGAGGAGATTTCAACGCGGATTATGGTGACAACAGGTATCGAGCGGAACCGCTAG
- a CDS encoding insulinase family protein: MTKNRDQAVHPAFEQVRTHRIDTLNIDVEEYRHRKTGATHLHLASDNDENVFFVALRTFPMNSMGVAHILEHTALCGSERYPVRDPFFMMIRRSLNTFMNAFTSSDWTAYPFATKNRKDFDNLLSVYLDSVFFSKLDEVDFSQEGHRLEFEEPADPSTPLVHRGVVYNEMKGAMSAATSQLWQILSSHLFPTTTYHYNSGGEPDHITDLRYEDLLQFYRHHYHPSNAIFATYGNIPAIEHHERFESLALARFDQQDIELPVHDEKRFFAPVRADQAYPVSAGEDTDHKTHIVMGWLLGHSFDLQENLEAHLMASVLLENSASPLLRALETTDIGHAPSPMCGLEDSNREMTFVCGIEGSEPGRAGDLEALIESVLETVAKEGVSEHRLEAILHQLELHQREIAGDQFPYGLQLIMASISPMVHGGDPVELLDLEPVLARLREKIKDPQYVPNLIRRMLLDNPHRVTLTLRPDDQMESRQQKAVAEALERRKSTLTEDETKAIVDRAAALEERQNRKDDDSILPKVDLSDVPLQLPEPEARILEDFPATAYAQGTNGLVYEQVVLPLPKMSEEELLLLPLYTTCLTEVGCGELDYLAMQDRMSAESGGISAFSVAKGRVDDVQDLSGYLVLSGKALARNKDKLTQLLRDVFTSARFDEHARIREIVAQIRSRREQAVTGSGHALAMGAASQGLSPGAQLAFKLGGLAAIKGVKALDDSLKEEQALKDLCSKLAAIHGRIQEQARQFLVVGESEQLDPMIDDLRSAWPRASSIETELWKVPPVSETVRQAWLTSTQVNFCAKAYSTVAVDHPDAAALSVLGGFLRNGFLHRAIREQGGAYGGGAAQDSVNGTFRFFSYRDPRLVETLDDFDGALNWLQETDHDPQSLEEAILGVVGQLDKPRSPAGEAKHAFHSRLFGRTPEQQKRFRERVLAVTIDDLKRVAAEWLVPERASTAVITSPQHRSVLESAGLDIHEL; this comes from the coding sequence ATGACCAAGAATCGAGACCAAGCCGTGCATCCCGCGTTCGAACAGGTTCGCACGCATCGCATCGATACACTGAATATCGATGTGGAGGAATACCGCCATCGCAAGACCGGCGCGACTCACCTGCATCTCGCATCCGATAACGACGAGAACGTATTTTTCGTGGCGCTGCGAACGTTTCCCATGAATTCGATGGGCGTCGCTCACATCCTTGAGCACACGGCGCTGTGTGGTAGCGAGCGTTATCCTGTGCGCGATCCATTTTTCATGATGATCCGCCGGTCGCTGAATACCTTTATGAACGCCTTCACCAGCAGCGATTGGACGGCCTATCCGTTTGCGACCAAGAATCGCAAGGATTTCGACAACCTGCTCTCGGTTTACCTGGACTCGGTGTTCTTCTCCAAGTTGGATGAAGTGGACTTTTCCCAGGAAGGCCATCGGCTGGAGTTCGAAGAACCGGCTGATCCATCGACCCCGCTGGTTCATCGCGGCGTGGTGTACAACGAGATGAAGGGCGCCATGAGCGCCGCCACGTCCCAGCTTTGGCAGATTTTGAGCAGTCATCTGTTTCCGACGACCACTTACCATTACAACAGTGGCGGCGAGCCGGACCATATTACCGACCTGCGTTACGAGGACCTGCTGCAGTTCTACCGCCACCATTACCACCCCAGCAACGCGATCTTTGCCACCTACGGCAATATTCCGGCGATCGAGCACCATGAGCGCTTCGAGTCCCTGGCCTTGGCCCGCTTTGACCAGCAAGACATCGAACTGCCGGTCCATGACGAGAAACGCTTTTTCGCGCCGGTCCGCGCGGATCAGGCCTATCCGGTCAGCGCCGGCGAAGACACCGATCATAAGACCCACATCGTGATGGGCTGGTTGCTGGGGCACAGTTTTGATCTACAGGAAAATCTGGAAGCCCACCTGATGGCCAGCGTTCTGCTGGAAAACAGTGCGTCGCCGCTCTTGCGTGCGCTGGAAACCACGGATATCGGGCACGCGCCGTCGCCGATGTGCGGGCTGGAGGATTCCAACCGCGAAATGACGTTCGTCTGCGGGATTGAAGGCAGCGAACCCGGCCGCGCCGGGGACCTGGAAGCGCTGATAGAGAGCGTGCTGGAAACCGTCGCGAAGGAAGGCGTCAGCGAGCACCGCCTGGAAGCTATCCTGCACCAGCTAGAGCTGCATCAGCGGGAGATTGCGGGCGACCAGTTCCCTTACGGTTTGCAACTGATCATGGCCTCCATCTCGCCCATGGTTCACGGCGGCGATCCCGTGGAGCTACTGGATCTGGAGCCGGTGCTGGCCCGCCTGCGCGAGAAGATCAAAGACCCGCAGTACGTGCCTAATCTGATTCGCCGTATGCTGCTGGATAATCCCCATCGCGTGACCCTGACCCTGCGGCCCGACGACCAGATGGAATCTCGTCAGCAGAAAGCGGTGGCGGAGGCCCTTGAACGTCGCAAGTCGACACTGACCGAAGACGAGACGAAGGCCATTGTCGATCGCGCGGCCGCCTTGGAAGAGCGTCAGAACCGCAAGGACGACGACTCCATATTGCCGAAGGTCGACTTGAGCGATGTACCGCTCCAATTGCCCGAGCCCGAGGCGCGCATCCTCGAGGACTTCCCGGCGACGGCCTACGCCCAGGGCACCAACGGCCTGGTTTACGAACAGGTTGTCCTGCCGTTACCCAAGATGAGCGAAGAGGAGCTATTGCTGCTGCCGCTATACACCACGTGTCTGACCGAAGTGGGTTGCGGTGAGCTCGATTATCTCGCCATGCAGGACCGTATGTCGGCGGAATCCGGCGGAATTAGTGCGTTTTCGGTGGCCAAAGGTCGCGTCGACGACGTACAGGACCTGAGCGGCTATCTGGTGCTCAGCGGCAAGGCTCTGGCCCGTAACAAGGACAAGCTGACCCAGCTCCTGCGGGATGTATTCACGAGTGCCCGGTTCGACGAGCATGCTCGTATCCGCGAAATCGTCGCCCAGATTCGCTCGCGGCGCGAGCAGGCCGTCACCGGTAGCGGTCATGCGCTGGCGATGGGTGCCGCTTCCCAGGGGTTGAGTCCTGGCGCGCAGCTGGCTTTCAAGCTGGGTGGCCTGGCGGCGATCAAGGGTGTCAAGGCGCTGGACGACTCTCTTAAAGAAGAGCAGGCGTTGAAGGACTTGTGCAGCAAGCTTGCCGCCATCCATGGTCGTATCCAGGAACAGGCTCGCCAGTTCCTGGTCGTCGGCGAGTCCGAACAACTTGACCCGATGATCGACGACCTGCGCTCGGCCTGGCCCAGGGCGTCTTCTATCGAAACCGAGCTATGGAAGGTGCCGCCTGTGAGTGAAACCGTGCGCCAGGCCTGGCTCACATCGACACAGGTTAACTTCTGTGCCAAGGCCTATAGCACCGTCGCGGTCGACCATCCCGACGCGGCGGCGCTAAGCGTGTTAGGGGGCTTCCTGCGCAACGGCTTCCTGCACCGGGCAATCCGCGAGCAAGGGGGCGCGTACGGCGGCGGCGCGGCACAGGATAGCGTTAACGGTACGTTCCGCTTCTTTTCATACCGCGATCCGCGCCTGGTTGAGACGCTGGACGATTTCGATGGTGCGCTCAATTGGCTGCAGGAAACCGATCACGATCCGCAGTCGCTGGAAGAGGCCATCCTCGGCGTGGTGGGGCAGCTCGACAAACCGCGCTCACCGGCTGGCGAAGCCAAGCATGCGTTCCACAGTCGCCTGTTCGGTCGCACGCCGGAGCAACAGAAGCGCTTCCGTGAACGGGTGCTTGCGGTGACGATCGACGACCTGAAACGCGTGGCCGCGGAATGGCTGGTGCCCGAACGCGCCAGCACAGCCGTGATCACCAGCCCGCAGCACCGCTCCGTGCTGGAGTCCGCAGGTTTGGACATCCACGAGCTATAG
- a CDS encoding methylglyoxal synthase produces MSEGIRRVALVAHDNKKLDLIDWVTRNRDLLAACELLTTGTTGKLVTERTGLDVERLQSGPLGGDQQIGARISQGQVDLLIFFWDPLEPMSHDPDIKALLRIATLWNIPIACNESSADFIVSSPCFQQYQRREPDFSAYRNRAVVSPSA; encoded by the coding sequence ATGAGTGAAGGAATTCGGCGCGTTGCACTGGTTGCCCACGACAACAAGAAGTTGGATTTGATCGATTGGGTCACCCGCAACCGGGATTTACTAGCTGCCTGCGAGCTACTAACGACCGGAACCACCGGCAAGCTGGTAACCGAACGTACCGGTCTTGACGTGGAGCGCCTGCAAAGTGGCCCGTTGGGTGGCGACCAGCAGATCGGTGCACGTATATCGCAGGGCCAGGTCGACTTGTTGATTTTCTTTTGGGATCCATTGGAGCCCATGTCCCATGACCCGGATATCAAAGCGCTCCTACGCATTGCGACACTGTGGAATATTCCGATAGCGTGTAACGAAAGCTCAGCGGATTTTATCGTGAGCTCACCCTGTTTCCAGCAGTATCAACGGCGGGAGCCCGATTTTTCAGCCTATCGAAACCGTGCTGTCGTAAGTCCGTCTGCCTGA
- a CDS encoding MORN repeat-containing protein, translated as MVDFRPLLFINALALMLLVTAGFASIQDDGGPLLSARALIEKAPKSPDKAPKPLDKAPDTPQPDNKASPSVQSPAPGADNAAVFADVGTAHNISEAAIPDAGDAVPISANELSAAQGSMEGANTDLPSEGSNAPKTADSSPAQLALISPQVSVESTDATVSQPEPPVPPSTAQLTLRSNVLGDSVRINGKSYGSTRLDIELNPGDYDVVISKKGYKNWSQTLRLDAGDDLTLRGQLEEYTRVNYQDGIWVGGVRTGDGTYTGEEGSGEGGLEYTGHFVDGQFHGKGTALYPDGSRYRGDWSAGKRSGEGTFRAADGSSYTGQFDNDEFNGQGTLTRANGDVLTGQWSGGRLEGHGSLTTANGMFYVGGFKAGKFHGEGTLTYPDGRHYQGGFSNGEYHGEGSEILSDGKKYVGQYIEGDFHGQGTLMNPNGSSIEATFRYGEPYGQAKLVTPEGEIFNARTSEPGVCYREKSYRATQCPPLEGW; from the coding sequence ATGGTCGATTTCAGGCCACTGCTATTCATCAATGCTTTGGCACTTATGCTCTTGGTCACCGCCGGCTTTGCATCCATCCAGGATGACGGCGGCCCCCTGCTCAGTGCTCGCGCCTTGATCGAGAAGGCGCCCAAGTCCCCCGACAAGGCACCCAAGCCCCTCGACAAGGCACCCGACACGCCCCAGCCGGACAACAAAGCCTCCCCATCGGTTCAATCGCCAGCGCCAGGGGCAGACAACGCCGCCGTATTCGCAGATGTCGGCACGGCACATAACATCTCAGAAGCCGCTATTCCAGACGCCGGCGATGCTGTCCCGATAAGCGCAAACGAATTGAGCGCCGCGCAGGGAAGTATGGAAGGCGCCAACACCGATCTACCCTCCGAAGGCTCGAACGCGCCAAAAACGGCAGATAGCTCGCCGGCACAATTGGCCCTGATTTCTCCACAGGTATCGGTAGAGAGCACCGACGCGACGGTCTCTCAACCGGAACCGCCGGTTCCACCTTCCACCGCGCAACTGACCTTACGCTCCAACGTGCTCGGGGATTCGGTGCGGATCAACGGAAAATCCTATGGTTCCACTCGCCTCGATATCGAGTTGAACCCGGGCGACTACGACGTGGTCATCAGCAAAAAAGGCTACAAGAACTGGTCACAGACCCTTCGTCTCGACGCTGGCGACGATCTGACCTTGCGTGGTCAACTCGAAGAATATACCCGCGTGAACTACCAGGATGGTATCTGGGTGGGCGGCGTACGCACTGGCGACGGTACCTATACCGGCGAAGAAGGTAGCGGCGAAGGTGGATTGGAATACACGGGCCATTTCGTCGACGGGCAGTTCCACGGCAAGGGCACCGCCCTCTATCCCGACGGCAGTCGCTATCGGGGTGATTGGTCCGCGGGCAAGCGTAGTGGCGAAGGGACGTTTCGCGCGGCTGACGGATCGAGCTATACCGGCCAGTTCGATAACGATGAATTTAATGGGCAAGGCACCCTCACCCGCGCTAATGGCGATGTATTGACCGGGCAGTGGTCCGGCGGTCGCCTGGAGGGCCACGGGTCACTGACCACGGCCAATGGCATGTTCTACGTCGGGGGCTTCAAGGCCGGTAAGTTCCACGGCGAAGGCACCCTGACTTACCCGGACGGCCGGCACTACCAAGGTGGATTCTCCAACGGCGAGTATCATGGCGAGGGAAGCGAAATCCTCTCCGACGGTAAGAAGTACGTGGGCCAGTACATTGAGGGTGATTTCCACGGCCAAGGTACGCTGATGAATCCGAACGGCAGTTCTATCGAAGCCACATTCCGCTACGGCGAGCCCTACGGCCAAGCCAAGCTGGTCACGCCGGAGGGCGAAATATTCAATGCCCGCACCAGCGAGCCGGGCGTTTGCTACCGGGAAAAAAGTTACCGGGCCACACAGTGCCCGCCGCTGGAAGGGTGGTAA